A region of Subdoligranulum variabile DNA encodes the following proteins:
- a CDS encoding PTS transporter subunit EIIC encodes MAKDYDALARSVVEKIGGAENIQSVTHCVTRLRFKLRDESKAQTADVKKIKGVVAVVQAGGQYQVVIGSDVDDAYQAVGRIPGIQLDGAVDVVEKDDLPKEKKSALNVVVDTVSGAFMPLLPAMMAGGLLKALCAMVSTFGLVSTESTTYTILYALGDAFFYFLPILLGASAAKKFGANQFLGMFVGAVFLYPQITELQSSGAAVDFFGIPVDLISYPQTVLPVLVACLLLAFVDKSLRKFMPKVIANIFVPVLDMLITVPIALIVIGPVTDAIGSAIASGVSFLITVAPPVTGFLVGALWSLMIMLGMHMPLVMIEVNNLMTTGHMLMLPVTFPCTFAHAGAALGVALRTKNKDLKEIGFSAFSSGILGTISEPAIYGVNLKYKRPFVCASLFTGVGGAIIAASGADCIINLGTISIYTMPAFVSLLPGGVGILIGVIVGLVGSAVSAYLTFSDKLIEE; translated from the coding sequence ATGGCAAAGGATTATGATGCGTTGGCACGTTCTGTCGTCGAAAAAATCGGCGGTGCAGAAAACATCCAGTCGGTGACCCACTGTGTGACCCGACTCCGGTTCAAGCTGCGGGACGAAAGCAAGGCCCAGACCGCGGATGTCAAAAAGATTAAGGGCGTCGTAGCGGTGGTTCAGGCCGGCGGTCAGTACCAGGTGGTCATCGGCAGCGACGTGGATGACGCCTACCAGGCAGTGGGCCGCATTCCCGGAATTCAGCTGGACGGTGCGGTGGACGTTGTAGAAAAAGACGATCTTCCCAAGGAAAAGAAAAGCGCCCTGAACGTTGTGGTGGATACCGTTTCCGGCGCTTTCATGCCGCTGCTGCCGGCCATGATGGCGGGCGGTCTTCTCAAGGCCCTGTGCGCCATGGTTTCCACGTTCGGGCTGGTCAGCACGGAAAGCACGACTTATACGATCCTCTACGCGTTGGGTGACGCTTTCTTCTACTTCCTGCCCATTCTGCTGGGTGCCAGCGCCGCCAAGAAATTCGGCGCCAATCAGTTCCTGGGCATGTTCGTGGGTGCGGTGTTCCTCTACCCGCAAATCACCGAACTGCAATCCAGTGGTGCGGCGGTGGACTTCTTCGGCATCCCGGTGGACCTGATCAGCTATCCGCAGACGGTGCTCCCGGTCCTGGTGGCCTGCCTTCTGCTGGCCTTTGTGGATAAGAGTCTGCGCAAATTCATGCCCAAGGTCATTGCCAATATCTTCGTACCGGTCCTGGATATGTTGATCACCGTTCCCATCGCCCTGATCGTGATCGGCCCCGTGACCGACGCCATCGGTTCTGCCATCGCCAGCGGAGTTTCCTTCCTGATCACGGTGGCACCGCCGGTTACCGGTTTCCTGGTGGGTGCGTTGTGGTCGCTGATGATCATGCTCGGCATGCATATGCCGCTGGTCATGATCGAGGTCAACAACCTGATGACCACCGGCCATATGCTGATGCTGCCCGTTACCTTCCCCTGCACCTTCGCCCATGCCGGAGCTGCCCTGGGTGTTGCGCTGCGCACCAAAAACAAAGACCTGAAGGAGATCGGATTCTCCGCTTTCAGCTCCGGTATCCTCGGCACCATCTCGGAACCTGCGATCTACGGCGTCAACCTCAAGTATAAGCGGCCCTTTGTGTGCGCCAGCCTGTTTACCGGCGTCGGCGGTGCTATCATCGCGGCTTCCGGTGCAGACTGCATCATCAATCTGGGCACCATCAGCATCTACACGATGCCCGCTTTTGTATCGCTGCTGCCCGGCGGTGTGGGCATCCTGATCGGCGTGATAGTCGGTCTGGTGGGCAGTGCCGTCAGTGCATACCTTACCTTCAGCGACAAACTGATTGAAGAATAA
- a CDS encoding transketolase — MTTQELEVLSWKLRRDVVDIIMAGGGGHIGGDMSVLNALLVLYKNHLRITPATVDDPDRDRFVLSKGHSMESYYAVLADCGFLDLEDIKARFSKFGSPYIGHPNNKLCGIEMNSGSLGHGLPVCVGMALAGRMDGRSYRVYTIMGDGELAEGSVWEGAMAAANYGLDNLCAVVDRNRLQISGNTEDVMKQDSQEQRWAAFGWNVISVDGNSIEAMDAAYTAAKHHKGQPTVIITNTTKGYGSPLMENKAGWHHHLPTAEEYEQILADFAKREEAARHV; from the coding sequence ATGACCACACAGGAACTGGAAGTGCTGAGCTGGAAACTCCGCCGTGACGTGGTGGACATCATCATGGCCGGCGGCGGGGGACACATCGGCGGCGATATGAGCGTGCTCAACGCGCTGCTGGTGCTCTACAAGAATCATCTGCGCATCACCCCGGCCACGGTGGACGATCCCGACCGGGACCGCTTCGTGCTGAGCAAGGGCCATTCCATGGAGAGCTACTACGCCGTGCTGGCGGACTGCGGCTTCCTGGACCTGGAGGACATCAAGGCCCGGTTCTCCAAGTTCGGCTCGCCCTACATCGGCCATCCCAACAACAAGCTCTGCGGCATCGAGATGAACTCCGGCTCCCTGGGCCACGGCCTGCCGGTCTGTGTGGGTATGGCCCTGGCGGGCCGGATGGATGGCCGCAGCTACCGCGTCTACACCATCATGGGGGACGGCGAACTGGCCGAAGGCTCCGTCTGGGAGGGCGCCATGGCGGCGGCCAACTACGGGCTGGACAACCTCTGCGCCGTGGTGGACCGCAACCGGCTGCAGATCTCCGGCAACACCGAGGACGTCATGAAGCAGGACAGCCAGGAACAGCGCTGGGCTGCCTTCGGCTGGAACGTCATCAGCGTGGACGGCAACAGCATCGAAGCCATGGATGCCGCCTACACCGCTGCCAAGCATCACAAGGGCCAGCCCACCGTCATCATTACCAACACCACCAAGGGCTACGGTTCCCCGCTGATGGAGAACAAGGCCGGCTGGCATCATCACCTGCCCACCGCCGAGGAATATGAGCAGATCCTCGCGGATTTTGCCAAACGAGAGGAGGCCGCCCGTCATGTCTAA
- a CDS encoding glycogen synthase, whose product MARKQPASTKKQPARTAPAAKKEQAATPAAKPAAAQAEAPDKAAKPAAKTPEPVKAAPAAVQAEPTAKAAPKPAAKAETPAAERTAPAAKPAAKKAEKPAAKKAAKPAAKKSKPAVKKPAPTPVEEAPAPVEEPARPEEEPTMEQYYDTPRRSIAFIGSECHPFVKTGGLGDVMYALPRELVKQNCDVRVILPRYACIPQQYQDKMVYRGEFYMDLGLTGRSYYVGIMEYVWDGVVYDFIDNQEFFSSGNPYISLVDDIPKYCYFSKAALAALNYLNWIPDIIHCHDWQAALVPVYLRTMFQGTPVGHAKTVLTIHNLRFQGIYNIPTLKYWTGLPDEVFNMGALKQGYEDANMLKGGLAYADRITTVSGTYAWEIQTPEYGEKLEDHLRYHSYKLRGIVNGIDYGMWNPATDPALAVNYDITNVLDHKWQNKLALQQELGLVQDQGKFVIGLISRLTNQKGLDLVNAIVPELMDGNTQVIVLGTGDKQYEDTFRYYEDAYRGMFSACIQYDESRAHRIYAGADALLVPSRFEPCGLTQLNAMHYGTLPIVRETGGLKDTVEPYNIFTGDGNGFTFDRYDAGLLLDAVNRAKTEYFVNRYHWDEVVQRDMAKDVSWQNSARQYKDLYLELTPW is encoded by the coding sequence ATGGCACGGAAACAACCCGCATCCACCAAGAAGCAGCCGGCCAGGACGGCACCCGCGGCGAAGAAGGAGCAGGCGGCCACCCCGGCCGCGAAGCCCGCTGCCGCCCAGGCGGAAGCCCCGGACAAGGCGGCCAAGCCGGCGGCGAAAACGCCCGAACCGGTCAAGGCAGCCCCGGCGGCTGTCCAGGCGGAGCCCACTGCCAAAGCGGCGCCCAAACCGGCGGCCAAGGCAGAAACGCCCGCCGCGGAGCGCACCGCTCCGGCGGCCAAACCCGCAGCAAAGAAAGCGGAGAAGCCCGCGGCAAAGAAGGCGGCCAAGCCCGCCGCGAAAAAGAGCAAGCCCGCGGTGAAGAAACCCGCCCCGACCCCCGTGGAGGAGGCCCCGGCGCCTGTGGAAGAACCGGCCCGGCCGGAGGAGGAACCCACCATGGAACAGTATTACGATACCCCCCGCAGAAGCATTGCGTTCATCGGATCGGAATGCCATCCCTTTGTGAAGACCGGCGGCCTGGGCGACGTGATGTACGCCCTGCCCCGTGAGCTGGTGAAGCAGAACTGTGACGTCCGGGTGATTCTGCCCCGGTACGCCTGCATCCCGCAGCAGTACCAGGACAAGATGGTCTACCGCGGCGAATTTTACATGGATCTGGGCCTGACGGGCCGCAGCTATTACGTGGGCATCATGGAGTATGTCTGGGACGGTGTGGTCTACGACTTCATCGACAACCAGGAGTTCTTCTCCTCGGGCAATCCCTACATCAGCCTGGTGGACGACATTCCCAAGTACTGCTACTTCAGCAAGGCGGCGCTGGCGGCGCTGAACTACCTGAACTGGATCCCCGATATCATCCACTGCCATGACTGGCAGGCGGCACTGGTGCCGGTGTATCTGCGCACCATGTTCCAGGGCACGCCGGTGGGCCACGCCAAGACGGTGCTGACCATCCACAACCTGCGGTTCCAGGGCATCTACAACATCCCCACGCTGAAATACTGGACTGGCCTGCCCGACGAAGTGTTCAACATGGGCGCGCTGAAGCAGGGCTACGAGGACGCCAACATGCTCAAGGGCGGCCTGGCCTACGCCGACCGCATCACCACGGTGAGCGGCACCTACGCCTGGGAAATCCAGACCCCCGAGTACGGCGAAAAGCTGGAAGACCATCTGCGCTACCACAGCTACAAGCTGCGGGGCATCGTCAACGGCATCGACTACGGCATGTGGAACCCCGCCACCGACCCGGCCCTGGCCGTCAACTACGACATCACCAACGTGCTGGACCACAAGTGGCAGAACAAGCTGGCGCTGCAGCAGGAACTGGGTCTGGTGCAGGACCAGGGCAAGTTTGTCATCGGCCTGATCTCCCGCCTGACCAACCAGAAGGGCCTGGACCTGGTGAACGCCATCGTCCCCGAACTCATGGACGGCAACACCCAGGTCATCGTGCTGGGCACCGGCGACAAGCAGTACGAGGACACCTTCCGCTACTACGAGGACGCCTACCGCGGCATGTTCAGCGCCTGCATCCAGTATGACGAGTCCCGCGCCCACCGCATCTATGCGGGCGCCGACGCCCTGCTGGTGCCCTCCCGGTTTGAGCCCTGCGGCCTGACCCAGCTCAACGCCATGCACTACGGCACCCTGCCCATCGTGCGGGAGACCGGCGGCCTGAAGGACACCGTGGAACCCTACAACATCTTCACCGGCGACGGCAACGGCTTCACCTTTGACCGCTACGATGCGGGTCTGCTGCTGGACGCCGTCAACCGCGCCAAGACCGAGTACTTCGTCAACCGGTATCACTGGGACGAGGTGGTCCAGCGGGATATGGCCAAGGATGTTTCCTGGCAGAACTCCGCCCGTCAGTACAAGGACCTCTATCTGGAACTGACGCCGTGGTAA
- a CDS encoding LacI family DNA-binding transcriptional regulator — MSVTAKEIARRLHLSPAAVSMALNDRPGISNATRKLVYQTAEQMGYDFSRLSSKAEEHGTIYFICFQASSAILQYSPIFDDILRGAMQECQSQGYRMKVLQFYAQQMDLKQQITDLRISDCRGIILLGTEIEPEIAQLFFSLSVPVVVVDSNLEPLDCTCVLINNIQGAYLATDYLINRRMTQPGYLKSFVPLRNFDERWQGFQNALRSNGMHPAKSIVHELTPTIEGAEADMMEILARKDPLASCYFAENDLIAIGVMRALRRCGYRIPEDIALVGFDNISESALVEPPLTTISIPRVYMGRVAARQLLYLLDDPVPHSLRIEVSTELVKRASV, encoded by the coding sequence ATGTCTGTTACTGCAAAAGAAATTGCCCGTCGCCTTCATCTTTCACCGGCTGCGGTCTCGATGGCACTCAATGACCGCCCCGGCATCAGCAATGCCACCCGCAAGCTGGTCTACCAGACCGCCGAACAGATGGGCTACGATTTTTCCCGCCTGAGTTCAAAAGCGGAAGAACATGGTACCATCTATTTCATCTGTTTCCAGGCGTCCTCCGCAATTTTGCAGTATTCTCCCATCTTTGACGACATTCTGCGGGGCGCCATGCAGGAGTGCCAGAGTCAGGGATATCGCATGAAAGTGCTGCAATTTTATGCCCAGCAGATGGATCTGAAACAGCAGATCACCGATCTGCGGATATCGGACTGCCGGGGCATCATCCTGCTGGGCACTGAAATCGAGCCGGAAATCGCCCAGCTGTTCTTTTCCCTCTCGGTGCCAGTGGTCGTGGTGGATTCCAACCTAGAGCCGCTGGACTGCACCTGCGTACTGATCAACAATATTCAGGGCGCCTATCTGGCAACGGATTACCTCATCAACCGCCGGATGACCCAGCCCGGCTACCTGAAATCCTTTGTACCTCTGCGTAATTTTGACGAACGCTGGCAGGGTTTCCAGAATGCCCTGCGCAGCAACGGAATGCATCCGGCCAAAAGCATCGTCCATGAACTGACCCCGACCATCGAAGGCGCTGAAGCAGACATGATGGAGATTCTGGCCCGTAAAGATCCGCTGGCCAGCTGCTACTTTGCTGAGAATGACCTGATTGCCATTGGTGTCATGCGCGCTTTGCGGCGCTGCGGCTACCGGATTCCGGAGGATATAGCTCTGGTGGGTTTTGACAATATTTCTGAGAGCGCCCTGGTGGAGCCCCCTTTGACCACCATCAGCATTCCACGGGTTTACATGGGCCGGGTGGCTGCCCGGCAGCTGCTCTATCTGCTGGATGACCCGGTGCCCCACAGTCTGCGCATCGAAGTTTCCACCGAACTGGTCAAACGTGCTTCCGTTTGA
- a CDS encoding apiosidase-like domain-containing protein, with the protein MHGPITVHSDHRTLLRDGTPFFWLADTCWSAFTNITDEEWDHYLDRRAEQGFTVLQLNTLTQWDRCGAPRTRHPFATEDGIRYDFTRPDPAYFAHAQAMCRRAVDKGFTLALVVMWCNYVPDTWASHIFPDNVLPEELVEPVVRTVCETFREFNPVWIVSGDTDFKSEAARTRYRQVTELVEQYGPGLPKAYHICGRSADLPDWFADHADFYLYQSGHNRAGQDCTFTLAEQFAARTPRRPVINSEPCYEQMGFSHKEYGRFRRSDTRRALWQSLLAGASAGITYGAHGVWNWQRDNAPAQQLIRHPGEEPVHFGEGFLRALSWDKALTFPGAADYAFARRFWLERAPALPEPCQEILAAYTPQVRAARWGQEIVIYLPVNAPLPLQGDWSGYTAEALDLSGAGTRAPVSLDVQADGTTRLGMHPFYEDALLILRANPRA; encoded by the coding sequence ATGCACGGACCGATCACCGTCCATTCCGACCACCGCACGCTGCTGCGGGACGGCACGCCCTTTTTCTGGCTGGCCGACACCTGCTGGAGTGCCTTCACCAACATCACCGACGAGGAGTGGGACCACTATCTGGACCGCCGGGCGGAGCAGGGCTTCACGGTGCTGCAGCTCAACACGCTGACCCAGTGGGACCGCTGCGGCGCCCCCCGCACCCGCCATCCCTTCGCCACGGAGGACGGCATCCGCTACGACTTCACCCGGCCGGATCCCGCCTACTTTGCCCACGCTCAGGCCATGTGCCGGCGGGCCGTGGACAAGGGCTTCACCCTGGCACTGGTGGTCATGTGGTGCAACTATGTGCCCGACACCTGGGCCTCCCACATCTTCCCCGACAACGTCCTGCCGGAAGAACTGGTGGAGCCGGTGGTGCGCACCGTCTGCGAGACCTTCCGGGAGTTCAACCCGGTGTGGATCGTCAGCGGCGACACCGACTTCAAGAGTGAGGCCGCCCGCACCCGTTACCGGCAGGTCACCGAGCTGGTGGAGCAGTACGGCCCCGGCCTGCCCAAGGCCTACCACATCTGCGGGCGCAGCGCCGACCTGCCCGACTGGTTTGCCGACCACGCCGACTTCTACCTTTACCAGTCCGGCCACAACCGCGCCGGGCAGGACTGCACCTTCACCCTGGCCGAACAGTTTGCCGCCCGGACGCCCCGGCGCCCGGTGATCAATTCCGAGCCCTGCTACGAGCAGATGGGCTTCAGCCACAAGGAGTACGGCCGGTTCCGCCGTTCCGACACCCGCCGGGCCCTCTGGCAGAGCCTGCTGGCCGGGGCGTCGGCGGGCATCACCTACGGCGCCCACGGCGTCTGGAACTGGCAGCGGGACAACGCCCCCGCCCAGCAGCTGATCCGCCATCCCGGCGAGGAACCGGTACATTTCGGCGAGGGCTTCCTGCGGGCTCTTTCCTGGGACAAGGCCCTGACCTTCCCCGGGGCGGCGGACTACGCTTTTGCCCGCCGCTTCTGGCTGGAACGCGCCCCCGCCCTGCCGGAGCCCTGCCAGGAGATCCTGGCCGCCTACACGCCCCAGGTGCGCGCCGCCCGGTGGGGACAGGAGATCGTCATCTACCTGCCGGTGAACGCGCCGCTGCCGCTGCAGGGCGACTGGTCGGGGTACACCGCCGAAGCGCTGGACCTTTCCGGCGCCGGGACCCGGGCACCGGTGTCCCTGGACGTGCAGGCGGACGGCACCACCCGGCTGGGGATGCATCCCTTCTATGAAGACGCGCTGCTGATTCTCCGCGCCAACCCCCGCGCATGA
- a CDS encoding prolyl oligopeptidase family serine peptidase yields the protein MANYKTVTRMTDTGPYIEKLILDLGREAGANDLSPAGFHVHVTRYEKDGTILMRKERGADKALPSLGTVTVRVAYPCDAEGRRLLSGCFAALELEEERLNKRIEGSVLASRYIRNAYRVTQIRDLPPREEGGVALSGLVFDTCTEDLCPALEGWTNGENTLRYGAYTPAQANGGEKLPLLVWLHGAGEGGDDPLVAYTGNRVTALSSPEVQTKLGGAAWILVPQCPTVWMDDGREQLSHVNQSIYVKPLKACIDAFVEQHADSIDRDRIWVAGVSNGGFMTIRMLADYPGFFAAAAPGCEAFFEENLTDSVLDAVQQTPLWLTHAKGDELVDPTQTSLPLYRRLKDRGMENLHMTYWDEVVDPTGRYREADGRPRSYFRHGVWILMLDDACRTDLDGSRVLCDGVPVTLWEWMGKQRR from the coding sequence ATGGCCAACTATAAAACAGTGACCCGTATGACCGATACGGGCCCATACATCGAAAAACTGATTCTGGACCTGGGCCGGGAAGCCGGAGCCAACGATCTGAGCCCCGCAGGGTTCCATGTGCACGTCACCCGTTATGAAAAGGACGGCACGATTCTGATGCGCAAGGAGCGCGGTGCCGACAAGGCGCTGCCTTCCCTGGGCACTGTGACGGTGCGCGTGGCCTATCCCTGCGATGCAGAGGGCAGACGGCTGCTTAGCGGGTGCTTTGCAGCTCTGGAACTGGAGGAGGAGCGGCTGAACAAACGCATCGAAGGCAGTGTGCTCGCAAGCCGGTATATCCGCAATGCCTACCGTGTCACTCAGATCCGGGATTTGCCGCCCCGGGAGGAAGGCGGCGTAGCGCTGAGCGGTCTTGTGTTTGACACCTGCACAGAAGATCTTTGCCCGGCGCTGGAAGGCTGGACCAACGGGGAAAATACACTGCGGTACGGGGCCTATACACCGGCACAGGCAAATGGTGGCGAGAAGCTTCCGCTGCTTGTCTGGCTGCATGGCGCGGGGGAAGGCGGCGACGATCCGCTGGTGGCCTATACCGGCAACCGTGTCACGGCACTGTCCAGCCCGGAAGTGCAAACCAAACTGGGCGGTGCGGCCTGGATCCTGGTGCCGCAGTGTCCCACTGTCTGGATGGACGATGGACGGGAACAGCTGAGCCACGTCAACCAAAGCATCTACGTGAAACCGCTCAAGGCCTGCATTGACGCCTTTGTGGAGCAGCATGCCGACAGCATTGACCGCGACCGTATCTGGGTGGCGGGCGTTTCCAACGGCGGATTCATGACGATTCGCATGCTGGCGGATTACCCGGGATTTTTCGCTGCGGCCGCTCCCGGATGTGAGGCTTTTTTTGAGGAAAACCTTACCGACAGCGTTCTGGATGCCGTACAGCAGACTCCGCTCTGGCTAACCCATGCGAAGGGTGATGAACTGGTGGATCCAACCCAGACGTCGCTGCCGCTGTACCGCCGCCTCAAGGACCGTGGTATGGAAAACCTGCATATGACCTACTGGGATGAAGTGGTAGATCCCACCGGTCGGTACCGGGAAGCTGACGGACGCCCGCGCAGCTATTTCCGGCATGGGGTGTGGATCCTGATGCTGGATGATGCCTGCCGTACCGATCTGGACGGCAGCCGGGTCCTGTGCGACGGCGTGCCGGTCACTCTGTGGGAGTGGATGGGCAAGCAGCGCCGATAA
- a CDS encoding 6-phospho-beta-glucosidase — MSIFPEGFLWGGATAANQCEGAWQADGKGLSTVDVIPYGPDRMPVARGKLRMLAPDDVHSYPAHEAIDMYHRYKEDIALFAEMGFKCYRLSIAWTRILPHGDDDTPNEAGLAFYEQVIDECLRHGIQPLVTICHFDTPIDLIKKYGGWKDRRMIDAYLKFCTAIFTRFAGKVKYWLTFNEINMLLHMPFMGAGILFEEGENETEVKYRAAHYEIVASAKAVQLAHKLMPDCMVGCMLAAGQYYPFTCAPEDVYAAMEADRDNYFFIDAQARGSYPVWAWKRMERAGIRLDCTEEDLAEMRRGTVDFISFSYYSSRCTSADPATVEKYKKPGNAAIMSLKNPHLQASEWGWQIDPIGLRVTMNTLYDRYQKPLFIVENGLGAVDKVEPDGSIHDPYRVDYLRAHIREMGKAIAEDGLPVLGYTMWGPIDIVSASSGEMKKRYGFIYVDKDNDGNGTLERRRKDSFYWYKKVIATNGADLD; from the coding sequence ATGAGTATTTTTCCCGAAGGGTTCCTGTGGGGCGGCGCTACCGCCGCCAACCAGTGCGAGGGCGCCTGGCAGGCGGACGGCAAGGGACTGTCCACCGTGGACGTCATCCCCTACGGCCCCGACCGGATGCCGGTAGCCCGGGGCAAGCTGCGGATGCTGGCCCCCGACGACGTCCACAGCTATCCCGCCCACGAGGCCATCGACATGTACCACCGCTACAAGGAGGATATCGCCCTGTTTGCCGAGATGGGCTTCAAATGCTACCGGCTTTCCATCGCCTGGACCCGCATCCTGCCCCACGGCGACGACGACACCCCCAACGAGGCGGGCCTGGCCTTCTACGAGCAGGTCATCGACGAATGCCTGCGCCACGGCATCCAGCCGCTGGTGACCATCTGCCACTTCGACACCCCCATCGACCTGATCAAGAAGTACGGCGGCTGGAAGGACCGGCGGATGATCGACGCCTACCTGAAATTCTGCACGGCCATCTTCACCCGGTTTGCGGGCAAGGTCAAATACTGGCTGACCTTCAACGAGATCAACATGCTGCTGCACATGCCCTTCATGGGGGCGGGCATCCTGTTTGAAGAGGGCGAGAACGAAACGGAAGTCAAGTACCGCGCCGCCCATTACGAGATCGTGGCCAGCGCCAAGGCCGTGCAGCTGGCCCACAAGCTGATGCCGGACTGCATGGTGGGCTGCATGCTGGCCGCCGGGCAGTATTATCCCTTCACCTGCGCGCCGGAGGACGTCTACGCCGCCATGGAAGCGGACCGGGACAACTACTTCTTCATCGACGCCCAGGCCCGGGGCAGCTACCCCGTATGGGCCTGGAAGCGGATGGAGCGCGCCGGCATCCGGCTGGACTGCACCGAGGAGGACCTGGCCGAGATGCGCCGGGGCACGGTGGATTTCATCAGTTTCAGCTACTATTCCTCCCGCTGCACCTCCGCCGACCCCGCCACGGTGGAAAAATACAAAAAGCCGGGCAATGCGGCCATCATGTCGCTGAAGAATCCCCATCTGCAGGCCAGCGAGTGGGGCTGGCAGATCGACCCCATCGGCCTGCGCGTCACGATGAACACCCTCTACGACCGCTACCAGAAGCCGCTCTTCATCGTGGAGAACGGTCTGGGCGCTGTGGACAAGGTGGAACCGGACGGTTCCATCCACGACCCCTACCGGGTGGACTATCTGCGGGCCCACATCCGGGAGATGGGCAAGGCCATCGCCGAGGACGGCCTGCCGGTGTTGGGCTACACCATGTGGGGGCCCATCGACATCGTGTCGGCTTCCTCCGGCGAGATGAAGAAGCGCTACGGCTTCATCTACGTGGACAAGGACAACGACGGCAACGGTACGCTGGAACGCCGCCGCAAGGACAGTTTCTACTGGTACAAGAAGGTCATCGCCACCAACGGCGCCGACCTGGACTGA
- a CDS encoding L-fucose/L-arabinose isomerase family protein, with product MKPIKLAYAPTRRSIFSAPDAVKYRNLTAQRLQELGVDFVDITDINEEGLLYCEEDRLKMLEKFRAAGVDGLLLAHCNFGTEYLCARLAKDLGVPVLLWGPLDERPEPDGTRLRDTQCGLFATGKVLRRFGVPFTYLTNCRLSDPVFAQGVRDFLAVCNVVRTFKKMRILQIGPRPFDFWSTMCNEGELLERFGVELAPVPLPELTAEVKKAIADGTEVEKTMAYCREKMEVEVTDDQLRNIAGLAVAMRHLIAKYHCQAGAIQCWNALQGELGIMPCAANALLNDEGIPIVCETDIHGAITALLVEAAANDDTRSFFADWTIRHPDEPNGELLQHCGPWPLSVAGCRPRITYPLAFDCPGSLTAEAKHGEVTLARFDGDNGQYSLLLGNAEGVDGPKGMGTYLWVKVDNIKRLEAKLVEGPYIHHCVGIHKDVVPVLYEACKYIGVQPDLYDPIEEKIKAYWRGESV from the coding sequence ATGAAACCGATCAAACTGGCCTATGCGCCCACCCGGCGCAGCATCTTCTCGGCGCCCGACGCCGTCAAGTACCGCAACCTCACGGCCCAGCGCCTGCAGGAGCTGGGGGTGGACTTTGTGGACATCACCGACATCAACGAGGAGGGCCTGCTCTACTGCGAGGAGGACCGCCTGAAGATGCTGGAAAAATTCCGCGCCGCCGGCGTGGATGGTCTGCTGCTGGCCCACTGCAACTTCGGCACCGAGTATCTTTGCGCCCGGCTGGCCAAGGACCTGGGGGTGCCGGTACTGCTGTGGGGCCCGCTGGACGAGCGCCCCGAGCCGGACGGCACCCGTCTGCGGGACACCCAGTGCGGTCTGTTTGCCACCGGCAAGGTGCTGCGGCGGTTCGGCGTGCCCTTTACCTACCTGACCAACTGCCGCCTCAGCGACCCGGTCTTTGCCCAGGGCGTGCGGGATTTCCTGGCGGTCTGCAACGTGGTGCGCACCTTTAAGAAGATGCGCATCCTGCAGATCGGTCCCCGGCCCTTTGATTTCTGGTCCACCATGTGCAACGAGGGCGAGCTGCTGGAGCGGTTCGGTGTGGAACTGGCGCCGGTGCCGCTGCCCGAGCTGACGGCGGAGGTGAAAAAGGCGATCGCCGACGGCACCGAGGTGGAAAAGACCATGGCCTACTGCCGGGAGAAGATGGAGGTGGAGGTCACCGACGACCAGCTGCGCAACATCGCGGGGCTGGCGGTGGCCATGCGGCACCTCATCGCCAAATACCACTGCCAGGCGGGGGCCATCCAGTGCTGGAACGCCCTGCAGGGCGAGCTGGGCATCATGCCCTGTGCGGCCAACGCCCTGCTCAACGACGAGGGCATTCCCATCGTCTGCGAGACCGACATCCACGGTGCCATCACGGCGCTGCTGGTGGAGGCGGCGGCCAACGACGACACCCGCAGCTTTTTTGCGGACTGGACCATCCGCCATCCCGACGAACCCAACGGCGAGCTGCTGCAGCACTGCGGTCCCTGGCCGCTGTCGGTGGCAGGCTGCCGTCCCCGCATCACCTACCCGCTGGCCTTCGACTGCCCGGGTTCGCTGACCGCCGAGGCCAAACACGGCGAGGTGACGCTGGCCCGCTTTGACGGCGACAACGGCCAGTACAGCCTGCTGCTGGGCAACGCCGAGGGCGTGGACGGTCCCAAGGGGATGGGCACCTACCTCTGGGTCAAGGTGGACAACATCAAGCGGCTGGAAGCCAAGCTGGTGGAAGGCCCCTACATTCATCACTGCGTCGGCATCCACAAGGATGTGGTGCCGGTGTTGTACGAGGCCTGCAAGTACATCGGCGTGCAGCCCGACCTGTATGACCCCATCGAGGAGAAGATCAAAGCCTACTGGAGAGGAGAATCGGTATGA